One stretch of Burkholderia sp. DNA includes these proteins:
- a CDS encoding PfaD family polyunsaturated fatty acid/polyketide biosynthesis protein — protein MNAIPKDYAVPSISIERLGSVAFKQDHGLRYPYVAGSMVKGIASTAMVINMGRAGFLGYFGTGALDAVSIERAILEIQAALGDRQPYGMNLLSNASTPQAEMDTVDLFLKHGVRRVEASAYMQITVPLVKYRASGLRRDAQGAVVARNMILAKLSRPEVAALFLSPPPDKLLAELVAGGAISTAEADLARLLPMADDICVEADSGGHTDMGVLSALLPSIVRLRDELVAHHGYARTVRVGGAGGIGTPEAAATAFILGADFILTGSINQCTVEAGTSEAAKDLLQQVNVQDMDYCPSGSLFELGAKTQVLKKGVFFPARANKLYELWKNHSSWEEIDAKTREQIQNKYFMRSFESVYEETRAYFLRAEPGEIEKAEKTPKHKLALVFRWYFVHTMRLAMSGSSQQKVDYQIHCGPAMGAFNQWVKGTELESWRNRRVAEIAHRLLEETVQLLNRSFLAMSS, from the coding sequence ATGAACGCGATCCCAAAAGACTATGCAGTACCCAGCATCAGCATCGAGCGGCTCGGCTCGGTGGCCTTCAAGCAGGACCACGGCCTGCGTTATCCTTACGTGGCCGGCTCGATGGTGAAGGGCATCGCCTCGACCGCGATGGTGATCAACATGGGCCGCGCCGGGTTTCTCGGCTACTTCGGTACCGGGGCGTTGGATGCGGTCTCGATCGAGCGAGCCATTCTGGAGATTCAGGCTGCGCTCGGCGACAGGCAGCCCTATGGCATGAATCTGCTGAGCAACGCCTCCACGCCGCAGGCCGAGATGGATACGGTAGACTTGTTCCTCAAGCACGGCGTGCGCCGTGTGGAGGCTTCCGCCTACATGCAGATCACTGTGCCGCTAGTGAAGTACCGCGCCAGCGGCCTGCGGCGCGACGCGCAAGGCGCTGTAGTGGCACGGAACATGATCCTAGCGAAGCTCTCTCGCCCAGAGGTGGCCGCGTTGTTCCTAAGCCCGCCGCCCGACAAGTTGTTGGCCGAGCTGGTGGCCGGCGGCGCGATCAGCACAGCCGAGGCTGATCTGGCGCGCCTGCTTCCGATGGCCGACGATATCTGTGTGGAAGCCGATTCGGGCGGCCACACCGACATGGGCGTGCTATCCGCGCTGCTGCCCAGCATCGTGCGCCTGCGCGACGAGCTGGTAGCGCACCACGGTTATGCGAGGACTGTACGGGTCGGCGGCGCCGGCGGAATCGGCACGCCGGAAGCTGCGGCTACCGCCTTCATCCTCGGCGCCGATTTCATCCTCACCGGCTCGATCAATCAGTGCACGGTGGAGGCGGGCACCAGTGAGGCAGCCAAGGACTTGCTGCAGCAGGTCAACGTACAGGATATGGACTACTGCCCCTCGGGCAGCCTGTTCGAGCTCGGTGCCAAGACCCAGGTGCTAAAAAAGGGCGTGTTCTTTCCGGCCCGCGCCAACAAGCTCTACGAGCTGTGGAAGAACCACTCCTCCTGGGAGGAGATCGACGCGAAGACACGCGAGCAGATCCAGAACAAGTACTTCATGCGCAGCTTCGAGTCGGTCTACGAGGAGACCCGCGCGTATTTCCTGCGTGCCGAGCCCGGCGAGATTGAGAAGGCCGAGAAGACCCCGAAGCACAAGCTGGCTCTGGTGTTTCGCTGGTACTTCGTGCACACCATGCGCCTCGCGATGAGTGGCTCGAGCCAGCAGAAGGTAGACTACCAGATCCATTGCGGTCCGGCGATGGGTGCTTTCAACCAGTGGGTCAAGGGCACCGAGCTGGAGAGCTGGCGCAATCGCCGCGTCGCTGAGATCGCGCACCGGCTGCTGGAAGAGACCGTACAATTACTCAACCGCAGCTTCCTGGCGATGAGTAGCTGA
- the fabD gene encoding ACP S-malonyltransferase, producing the protein MMSVYMFPGQGSQAIGMGTDLFVSFPELTEAADRILGYSIRELCLEDPKHQLGQTRYTQPALYVVNALSYRRRLHEYGAPAYVLGHSLGEYNALEAAGVIGFEDGLRLVRKRGELMSEAPPGAMAAVIGPDEVAISALLARHGLDAIDIANLNSPSQTIISGLKEDIARAAPLFDAEQAHFVPLNTSGAFHSRYMTVARQAFVAYLGEFHFNRPRIPVISNVEAQPYVLERTAELLAAQITQPVQWTRSVHYLLALGQSEFLELGPGQVLTRLLVEIRKHTPTVAPATAGSLSSTPAYDRERELSELQQRIDDWNGRYPVGTRVQVERYPQQLVTRTPAMSLFGHRAAIYLEGYNGYFDLADVHPLHGASA; encoded by the coding sequence TTGATGAGCGTTTACATGTTTCCGGGTCAGGGTTCCCAAGCCATAGGCATGGGAACCGACCTGTTCGTCTCGTTCCCCGAGCTGACCGAGGCGGCCGACCGCATCCTCGGCTACTCGATCCGTGAGCTGTGCTTAGAGGACCCGAAGCATCAATTAGGCCAGACGCGTTACACGCAGCCGGCGCTGTACGTGGTCAATGCACTGTCCTATCGCCGGCGCTTGCACGAATACGGCGCGCCCGCCTACGTACTGGGTCACAGCCTAGGCGAATACAACGCACTGGAGGCAGCCGGCGTGATCGGCTTCGAGGACGGTCTCCGCCTAGTGCGCAAGCGCGGCGAGTTGATGAGCGAGGCGCCGCCCGGCGCGATGGCTGCGGTGATCGGTCCGGATGAAGTGGCCATCAGCGCGCTGCTGGCCCGGCATGGCCTGGACGCAATTGACATCGCCAACCTCAATAGCCCGAGCCAGACCATCATTTCTGGGCTGAAGGAGGACATCGCGCGCGCCGCGCCTCTGTTCGATGCCGAACAGGCGCACTTCGTTCCACTCAATACCAGCGGAGCCTTCCACTCGCGCTACATGACCGTGGCGCGGCAGGCCTTCGTAGCCTACCTTGGCGAATTCCATTTCAACAGGCCGCGCATCCCGGTAATCTCAAACGTCGAGGCCCAGCCGTATGTGCTGGAGCGCACCGCCGAGCTGTTGGCCGCGCAGATCACGCAGCCGGTGCAGTGGACTCGATCGGTTCACTATCTGCTGGCGCTGGGGCAAAGCGAATTCCTCGAACTCGGGCCGGGGCAGGTGCTGACGCGGCTGTTAGTCGAGATTCGCAAGCATACCCCGACCGTAGCACCTGCCACTGCAGGTAGCTTGTCCTCTACGCCCGCCTACGACCGTGAGCGCGAACTGAGCGAGCTGCAGCAGCGCATCGACGATTGGAACGGCCGCTACCCGGTCGGCACGCGAGTGCAGGTCGAGCGCTATCCGCAGCAACTGGTTACGCGTACCCCGGCGATGTCACTGTTCGGCCATCGCGCGGCGATCTATTTGGAAGGCTACAACGGCTATTTCGACTTGGCCGACGTGCATCCGCTTCACGGAGCCTCGGCATGA
- a CDS encoding type I polyketide synthase: MKPNLNQDFDATPSSHAADRRPQAGAGGCVRAPGHVDTAIIGISARYPKAVDWRQFWENLRAGRDCIVEIPPERWDWRAYHDSARGTPGRSYTRWGGFLDGIDRFDPRFFRIAPSEAEHLDPQERLFLESAYLLIEDAGYTPASLSASRRVAVFVGAMNSSYSLLASQWTLANRVSHVFDFHGPSLVVNSACSSSLSAIHLAIESLATGTSEVAIAGGVNLIMHPAHYARLASVGMLSAGSHCRAFGAGADGFVDGEGVGSVLLKPLQRAIEDGDLIYGVIKGSALNAGGRTHGYTVPSPVAQGRLVAEAIERAGFAPHSIGCVEAHGTGTELGDPIEVRGLAEAFGAPVGAAPWCALGSVKSNIGHGEGVAGIAGLTKLLLQMRHGQLAPSLHADTLNPRIDFNGTPFSVQRKLAPWPRPAGHPRRAGVSSFGAGGANAHLLVEEYVAPIVPAPTDADSPALIVLSAANLDRLRAVAQRLLDFLNGEFSSGITLAELAYTLQVGREALAERLGFVADSLGQVRACLAAFLEDREAGRPLLRSSVGQGRAVGSGMLDDESFAQTLRGWIKRGKHELLLKLWGQGEPLDWSLLYRGARPRRVSLPGYPFAGERYWAPAAVRYAGVVCSRRRPAIDPDLLLCQPTWRAASLPAATGRALPHRELWLLGSQARLDDAALPALPIERFRSEQAEPVARCVDLYGQFHARLRARLRDKLSEPLLLQVAILGRDDELLLSGLSSMLRSLGQESRKLSGQLLVMEGGEDRATWQARLDENAVRAHEDWVRYRQGRRETWALQELPPATVEPALPWRARGVYLLSGGAGGLGLLFAEEITRRAEGATVILASRSAPVETRRARLAALAEQGLAIRHAVLDITDAAAVQALVDEIVASYGRLDGVLHLAGVLRDAYLVDQERDRVDQVLAPKLLGALHLDLATRMLPLDCFVLFSSAAALFGNAGQADYASANGFLDAFAVYRQTQGRSGRSLSVNWPLWAEGGMSMDKATEQLLTAGTGIRPMRAATGCRALAHALAGAFPQVLALEGEPVHMRAALLGQSSPVAVATAGDATSPKTSLSCQVRELVAALLKVEPEQIEAGQDIGDYGLDSIGFTHLANQLNLRFGSALRSTDFMELEMASVERIARLLEQKLPALSTGTTPVTRRDRGPSAVPVTPTPRDAGPAAHSDEPLRAQVREAVAALLKVEIEEVDLDLDISDYGVDSIGFTHLANRLNEQQGTRLRATDLLELEQVSVIRIARLLREDPGSRTLLDAVGADASLAVVEGR; this comes from the coding sequence TTGAAGCCCAACCTCAACCAGGACTTCGACGCTACGCCGTCCTCGCACGCTGCCGACCGCCGGCCTCAGGCTGGAGCTGGCGGCTGTGTGCGCGCACCCGGCCATGTGGACACGGCTATTATCGGCATCAGCGCCCGCTATCCCAAGGCGGTTGACTGGCGGCAATTTTGGGAGAACCTGCGCGCCGGTCGCGATTGCATTGTCGAAATCCCGCCCGAGCGCTGGGATTGGCGCGCCTATCACGATAGCGCACGCGGCACGCCGGGGCGCAGCTACACGCGCTGGGGTGGCTTCCTCGACGGGATCGACCGCTTCGATCCGCGCTTCTTCCGCATCGCGCCTAGCGAGGCTGAGCATCTCGATCCGCAGGAGCGCCTTTTCCTGGAAAGCGCCTATCTGCTGATCGAGGATGCCGGCTACACCCCCGCCAGCCTGAGCGCGAGCCGCCGGGTGGCGGTCTTCGTGGGTGCTATGAACAGCAGCTATTCGCTGCTGGCCAGCCAGTGGACGCTGGCCAACCGCGTCTCCCATGTGTTTGATTTCCACGGGCCAAGCCTGGTGGTCAACAGCGCTTGCTCGTCCTCGCTGAGTGCGATCCACTTGGCGATTGAAAGCCTGGCCACCGGCACCAGCGAGGTGGCGATCGCCGGCGGCGTGAACCTAATCATGCATCCGGCGCACTACGCGCGGCTGGCCTCGGTCGGCATGCTATCGGCCGGCTCGCATTGCCGCGCCTTTGGCGCTGGCGCGGACGGCTTCGTCGACGGCGAGGGCGTGGGCTCGGTGCTGCTCAAGCCGCTGCAACGCGCCATCGAAGACGGCGACCTGATCTACGGCGTGATCAAGGGCAGCGCGCTCAATGCCGGTGGCCGGACCCACGGCTACACGGTGCCCAGCCCGGTGGCGCAGGGACGCCTAGTGGCCGAGGCGATTGAGCGGGCCGGCTTCGCGCCGCACAGCATCGGCTGCGTGGAGGCGCACGGCACTGGTACCGAGCTGGGCGACCCGATCGAGGTGCGCGGCCTGGCCGAGGCTTTCGGCGCGCCGGTCGGCGCGGCACCCTGGTGTGCACTGGGTTCGGTCAAGTCGAACATCGGCCATGGCGAGGGCGTGGCTGGCATCGCTGGGTTGACCAAGCTGCTGCTGCAGATGCGTCATGGCCAGCTCGCGCCCAGCCTGCATGCCGACACGCTCAACCCACGGATCGATTTCAACGGTACGCCGTTTTCCGTGCAGCGCAAACTGGCACCCTGGCCGCGGCCAGCCGGCCATCCGCGCCGTGCGGGCGTGTCCTCGTTCGGCGCGGGCGGCGCGAATGCGCACCTGCTGGTCGAGGAATACGTGGCGCCGATCGTGCCGGCCCCGACCGATGCGGATTCGCCAGCGCTGATCGTGCTGTCGGCCGCGAATCTCGATCGTCTGCGCGCAGTGGCGCAACGCCTGCTCGATTTCCTCAACGGCGAATTCAGTAGCGGCATCACCCTGGCCGAGCTCGCCTACACCTTGCAGGTGGGCCGCGAGGCACTCGCTGAGAGGCTCGGCTTCGTCGCCGATTCGCTGGGCCAGGTGCGTGCTTGCCTGGCGGCTTTCCTGGAGGATCGCGAGGCCGGGCGGCCCTTGCTGCGTAGCAGCGTCGGCCAGGGCCGCGCTGTCGGCTCCGGGATGCTGGACGATGAGAGTTTCGCGCAAACTCTGCGCGGCTGGATTAAGCGCGGCAAGCACGAGCTTCTGCTGAAACTATGGGGGCAAGGCGAGCCGTTGGACTGGTCGCTGCTGTATCGCGGAGCCCGACCGCGCCGTGTAAGCTTGCCCGGCTATCCGTTCGCGGGCGAGCGTTACTGGGCACCCGCCGCGGTGCGTTATGCTGGTGTAGTGTGCAGCCGACGGCGGCCCGCCATCGATCCTGACCTGCTGCTGTGCCAGCCGACTTGGCGCGCCGCGTCGCTTCCAGCAGCGACGGGGCGCGCGTTACCGCACCGTGAACTCTGGTTGTTGGGCAGCCAGGCTAGGCTCGACGATGCCGCCTTGCCAGCGCTGCCAATCGAGCGTTTCCGCAGTGAGCAGGCCGAGCCGGTGGCGCGCTGCGTCGACCTCTATGGGCAGTTCCATGCGCGCCTGCGCGCGCGGCTGCGCGATAAACTGAGCGAACCCTTGCTGCTGCAGGTGGCGATCCTCGGGCGCGACGACGAGCTCCTGCTCTCTGGGCTGTCCAGCATGCTGCGCAGCCTGGGCCAGGAGAGCCGTAAGCTGAGCGGGCAGTTGCTGGTGATGGAAGGCGGCGAAGATCGCGCCACCTGGCAGGCGCGCCTCGACGAGAATGCCGTGCGAGCGCACGAGGACTGGGTGCGCTATCGCCAGGGACGCCGCGAAACCTGGGCGCTCCAGGAACTGCCGCCGGCCACCGTGGAGCCGGCCCTGCCGTGGCGCGCGCGTGGCGTGTATCTGCTGAGCGGAGGCGCGGGCGGGCTGGGGCTGCTGTTCGCCGAGGAGATCACCCGCCGTGCCGAGGGCGCGACCGTGATCCTGGCCAGCCGCTCAGCGCCCGTCGAAACACGTCGCGCGCGGCTAGCTGCGCTCGCGGAGCAGGGCCTAGCAATCCGTCACGCGGTGTTAGACATCACCGATGCTGCTGCGGTGCAGGCGCTGGTGGACGAGATCGTCGCCAGCTACGGCCGCCTCGATGGCGTGCTGCACCTGGCCGGCGTGCTGCGCGACGCGTATCTCGTCGACCAGGAGCGCGATAGAGTCGACCAGGTGCTGGCACCCAAGCTGCTTGGCGCGCTACACCTGGACCTGGCTACCCGCATGCTGCCGCTCGACTGCTTCGTACTGTTTTCCTCGGCAGCGGCCCTGTTCGGCAATGCTGGCCAGGCCGACTACGCCAGTGCCAACGGCTTCCTCGACGCCTTCGCGGTCTATCGACAGACACAGGGGCGGTCGGGCCGCTCCCTGTCGGTCAACTGGCCGCTGTGGGCCGAGGGCGGCATGAGCATGGACAAAGCCACCGAGCAGTTGCTGACTGCCGGCACCGGTATCCGACCAATGCGCGCGGCAACCGGATGCCGGGCGCTGGCCCATGCGCTGGCCGGCGCATTCCCGCAGGTACTAGCCCTGGAGGGCGAGCCAGTGCACATGCGGGCGGCCTTGCTCGGGCAGAGCTCGCCGGTGGCTGTGGCCACGGCAGGCGACGCGACGTCGCCGAAGACGAGCCTGTCGTGCCAGGTGCGCGAGCTGGTGGCTGCACTGCTCAAGGTTGAACCCGAGCAGATTGAGGCGGGCCAGGACATCGGTGACTACGGCCTGGACTCGATCGGTTTCACCCATCTCGCCAACCAGCTGAACCTTCGCTTCGGCAGCGCCTTGCGGTCGACCGATTTCATGGAGCTGGAGATGGCTAGCGTGGAGCGCATCGCCCGCCTGCTGGAACAGAAATTGCCAGCGCTCAGCACCGGCACAACCCCCGTAACGCGGCGCGACCGGGGTCCAAGCGCGGTGCCGGTCACGCCCACTCCGCGCGACGCGGGCCCCGCCGCGCATTCCGACGAGCCGCTGCGGGCGCAGGTGCGCGAGGCCGTGGCGGCCCTGCTCAAGGTTGAGATCGAGGAAGTCGACCTGGATCTCGACATCAGCGACTACGGCGTTGATTCGATCGGCTTCACGCACCTGGCCAACCGCCTCAACGAACAACAAGGTACCCGTTTGCGGGCCACTGATTTGCTCGAACTTGAGCAGGTCAGCGTGATCCGCATCGCGCGCCTGCTGCGCGAGGACCCGGGCTCGCGGACGCTGCTTGACGCGGTCGGAGCAGATGCCTCACTGGCCGTGGTCGAGGGGCGCTAA
- a CDS encoding beta-ketoacyl synthase N-terminal-like domain-containing protein has translation MIEEAPAVPLVARATRRELELVVLSARTAGQLREQAARLLAHCQAQPQTSLGDLAYTLLCGREHRGYRLAAVVRDLAELCEVLSAWLEQGDDSRLQLGALDESGVREQLQQRRLGQVAIETVRAGQLEKLSSVAELFAQGYKLDYAGLFGSGYRRLALPTYPFAQGRYWVDDSLQHAVVPSTPATAPVVPTPVVPAPAVTQAEARQAPSRISTVPDQVMREASVAYLKQLVATTLRVSPTEISAHEPLERYGIDSILVVQLTDSLRQHFDSVGSTLLFEVQTIDALAERLLATEAPALARQLGMDAVAPLEATGSAIEAELPESPPPQPETNSQVQPAPAVVTVAETVGASAAAESSQPKAHGDVAVIGMSGRYPKAIDLNEFWWNLRAGRDCIDEVPAQRWDWRKHFDAQRGLHGRSYSRWGGFIDGVDQFDPRFFRIPPSEAEHIDPQERLFLQTAWLAIEDAGYTPSTLSAKRRVGVFVGAANSTYTLLPSHWSIANRVSFALDFHGPSLAVNSACSSSLTALHLALDSLAHGSSEVAVVGGVSLVLHPMHFNRLSSLGMLSSDAHSRPLGEHADGFVDGEGVGALLLKPLQRAIEDGDSIHGVIKGSMVNAAGKTRSFAVPDAAAQARLVREAQARAGVEADTIGYLEAHSNGGELGDITEMQGLAEAFAGTAERGHRCAIGSVKSNIGYCESAAGIAGLTKVLLQLRYGELVPTLHARCANPRIDFAGTPFALQQELSAWPRPANHPRRAGVSAFGVGGAYAHVIVEEYVAPVETQPEATGRALPIVLSAANAERLRVLAKRLAGFLGSEAGRRTALTDLAYTLQVGREPLAERLGFIAESVEQVREVLLAVAEDREVPLPLVRASLDRGRAGWAMFAEDEDFKRTVEQWIAREKHASLLDLWCRGYPLDWRHLYAAHRPRRIGLLPGYPFAEESYWAPESLRYAGVLEDADAFDATPFEPDQPAGEQS, from the coding sequence GTGATCGAGGAAGCACCAGCGGTACCGCTTGTTGCGCGTGCGACGCGGCGAGAGCTGGAGCTGGTGGTGCTGTCGGCGCGCACCGCCGGACAACTGCGTGAGCAGGCGGCCAGGCTGCTCGCCCATTGCCAGGCGCAGCCGCAAACCAGCCTCGGCGATCTCGCCTATACCTTGCTGTGCGGACGCGAACATCGTGGCTATCGGCTGGCGGCGGTGGTACGCGACCTAGCCGAGTTGTGTGAAGTGCTGAGTGCCTGGCTGGAACAAGGCGACGACAGCCGGCTGCAACTGGGCGCACTCGACGAGAGCGGCGTGCGCGAGCAGCTCCAGCAACGCCGGCTGGGGCAGGTTGCTATCGAGACAGTACGCGCAGGGCAACTGGAAAAGTTGTCGAGCGTGGCCGAACTGTTCGCGCAGGGTTACAAGCTCGACTATGCCGGCTTGTTCGGTTCCGGCTACCGGCGACTCGCGTTGCCGACCTATCCGTTTGCGCAAGGGCGCTACTGGGTCGACGATTCGCTGCAGCACGCGGTGGTGCCATCGACGCCGGCTACGGCGCCGGTAGTGCCCACGCCTGTTGTACCCGCGCCTGCGGTGACACAAGCCGAGGCAAGGCAGGCACCCTCACGAATTTCGACGGTCCCCGACCAGGTGATGCGTGAAGCCAGCGTGGCCTATCTGAAGCAGCTGGTAGCCACCACTCTGCGCGTCTCGCCCACCGAAATCAGCGCGCATGAGCCGCTGGAGCGCTACGGCATAGACTCGATCCTGGTGGTGCAGCTCACCGACAGCCTCCGCCAGCATTTCGACAGCGTTGGCAGCACCCTCTTGTTCGAGGTACAGACCATCGACGCGCTGGCCGAGCGCCTGCTCGCTACCGAGGCGCCGGCCCTAGCACGGCAGCTGGGAATGGACGCTGTCGCGCCCCTCGAGGCAACGGGCTCGGCCATCGAGGCCGAGTTGCCGGAAAGCCCGCCGCCGCAGCCGGAAACAAACTCGCAAGTGCAGCCCGCGCCGGCAGTCGTTACCGTCGCCGAAACAGTCGGTGCCAGTGCGGCAGCCGAGTCGAGCCAGCCTAAGGCGCACGGCGACGTCGCCGTGATCGGCATGAGTGGCCGTTATCCAAAGGCGATAGACCTGAACGAGTTCTGGTGGAACCTACGCGCCGGTCGAGACTGCATCGACGAGGTGCCGGCCCAGCGCTGGGACTGGCGCAAGCACTTCGACGCCCAGCGCGGCCTGCACGGGCGCAGCTACAGCCGCTGGGGCGGTTTCATCGACGGCGTCGACCAGTTCGACCCGCGCTTCTTCCGTATCCCGCCCAGCGAGGCCGAGCACATCGACCCGCAGGAGCGCCTGTTCCTGCAGACCGCCTGGCTGGCCATCGAGGACGCCGGCTACACGCCCTCGACGCTGAGCGCGAAGCGGCGCGTCGGCGTGTTCGTGGGCGCGGCCAACAGCACCTACACCTTGCTGCCCAGCCACTGGTCGATCGCCAACCGTGTATCCTTCGCGCTCGATTTTCACGGGCCCAGCCTGGCTGTCAACAGCGCCTGTTCCTCCTCGCTGACGGCTCTGCACTTGGCGCTCGACAGCCTGGCCCACGGCAGCAGCGAGGTGGCCGTGGTCGGCGGCGTGAGTTTGGTGCTGCACCCGATGCATTTTAACAGGCTCTCGTCGCTGGGGATGTTGTCGAGCGACGCGCACAGCCGGCCGCTCGGCGAGCATGCCGACGGTTTCGTCGACGGCGAGGGCGTCGGCGCGCTGCTGCTCAAGCCGTTGCAGCGCGCCATCGAAGATGGCGACTCGATCCACGGCGTGATCAAGGGCAGCATGGTCAATGCCGCCGGTAAAACTCGCAGTTTCGCGGTGCCCGATGCCGCTGCGCAGGCGCGCCTGGTGCGCGAGGCGCAGGCGCGCGCGGGCGTGGAGGCCGACACCATCGGCTACTTGGAGGCGCACAGCAATGGTGGCGAACTCGGCGACATCACCGAGATGCAAGGGCTAGCCGAGGCCTTCGCCGGCACCGCCGAGCGTGGCCATCGCTGCGCGATTGGCTCGGTAAAGTCGAACATCGGCTATTGCGAGAGCGCGGCGGGCATCGCCGGGCTGACCAAGGTGCTGCTGCAACTGCGGTACGGCGAGCTGGTGCCAACCCTGCACGCGCGGTGCGCCAATCCGAGGATTGATTTCGCTGGCACGCCCTTCGCTCTGCAGCAGGAATTGAGCGCCTGGCCGCGCCCAGCGAATCATCCGCGCCGCGCCGGCGTGTCGGCCTTCGGGGTGGGCGGTGCCTACGCGCACGTGATCGTCGAGGAATATGTCGCGCCGGTCGAGACGCAGCCCGAAGCGACGGGCCGGGCGTTGCCGATCGTGCTGTCGGCGGCCAATGCCGAGCGACTGCGCGTGCTGGCAAAGCGCCTGGCCGGCTTCCTGGGGAGCGAGGCCGGTCGCAGGACGGCGCTGACCGACCTCGCCTATACCCTGCAGGTTGGGCGCGAGCCACTCGCCGAGCGCCTTGGCTTCATCGCCGAATCAGTGGAGCAGGTGCGCGAAGTGTTGCTCGCCGTCGCTGAGGACCGTGAAGTACCACTTCCGCTGGTGCGCGCGAGCCTGGACCGTGGCCGCGCCGGCTGGGCTATGTTCGCCGAAGACGAGGACTTCAAGCGCACCGTGGAGCAATGGATAGCCCGCGAGAAACACGCCTCGCTGCTGGATCTGTGGTGCCGCGGTTATCCACTCGACTGGAGGCACCTATACGCCGCGCATCGACCGCGGCGCATCGGCCTGCTGCCAGGTTACCCCTTCGCCGAGGAGAGCTACTGGGCCCCAGAGTCGCTGCGTTACGCCGGCGTGCTCGAGGACGCCGACGCTTTCGACGCCACACCTTTCGAGCCGGACCAGCCGGCGGGAGAACAGTCTTGA